In the Fusobacterium perfoetens genome, one interval contains:
- the glmU gene encoding bifunctional UDP-N-acetylglucosamine diphosphorylase/glucosamine-1-phosphate N-acetyltransferase GlmU: protein MQLKALILAAGKGTRMKSDLPKVIHLVNGVPMVQKILNELKKIDTEENILILGHKKEEILAKIKDVSYVVQEEQLGTGHAIMQAKELLKDYEGDVMILCGDTPLLKSETLEKMYNYHKENGCTTTVLTAIYENPFGYGRIVKENGDVVGIVEEKEASEEIKKIKEVNAGVYCCNSKELFKALDRIDNNNEKGEYYLTDIIGIQVKDGKKVSSFVLEDSEEILGVNSKVELAQASRVLRERKNKELMEEGVILIDPATTYIEETVKIGKDTVIYPGVVLQGNTVIGENCEIIGNTRIIDSTLKNNIRVESSVIEESILEDKVTMGPFAHLRPKAHLKEKVHIGNFVEVKKSTLEPGVKAGHLTYLGNATVGKDTNIGAGTITCNYDGVNKFDTHIGEKVFIGSSTMLVAPVNIGDNALTGAGSVITKDVPEDSLAVERNKQLIKLKWRK, encoded by the coding sequence ATGCAATTAAAAGCGTTAATTCTAGCTGCTGGAAAAGGAACTAGAATGAAATCTGATTTGCCTAAAGTAATTCATTTAGTAAATGGAGTACCTATGGTTCAAAAAATACTTAATGAGTTAAAAAAAATAGACACTGAAGAAAATATATTAATATTGGGACACAAAAAGGAAGAAATTCTTGCGAAAATAAAAGATGTTTCTTATGTAGTTCAAGAGGAACAACTTGGAACAGGTCACGCAATAATGCAAGCTAAAGAACTTTTAAAAGATTATGAGGGAGATGTAATGATCCTTTGTGGAGATACTCCTCTTTTAAAAAGTGAAACTTTAGAAAAAATGTACAACTACCACAAAGAAAATGGTTGTACAACAACAGTTCTTACAGCAATCTATGAAAATCCATTTGGCTATGGAAGAATAGTTAAAGAAAATGGAGATGTTGTAGGGATAGTTGAGGAAAAAGAAGCAAGCGAAGAAATAAAAAAAATAAAAGAAGTGAATGCTGGGGTATATTGTTGTAATTCTAAAGAGTTATTTAAAGCTTTAGACAGAATAGATAATAACAATGAAAAAGGTGAATATTATCTTACTGATATAATAGGTATCCAAGTAAAAGATGGAAAAAAAGTTTCAAGCTTTGTGTTAGAAGATAGCGAGGAGATTTTAGGAGTTAATTCTAAAGTAGAATTAGCACAAGCTTCAAGAGTATTAAGAGAGAGAAAAAATAAAGAGTTGATGGAAGAGGGAGTAATACTTATCGACCCAGCAACTACTTACATAGAAGAAACTGTAAAAATAGGTAAGGACACAGTTATTTATCCTGGTGTTGTACTACAAGGGAATACAGTTATTGGAGAAAATTGTGAAATTATCGGAAATACTAGAATAATAGACAGTACATTAAAAAATAATATAAGAGTTGAATCTTCTGTAATAGAAGAAAGTATCTTAGAAGATAAGGTAACAATGGGACCTTTTGCACATCTAAGACCAAAAGCACATCTTAAAGAAAAAGTTCATATTGGAAACTTCGTAGAAGTTAAAAAATCTACATTAGAGCCTGGAGTAAAAGCAGGACATCTAACTTATTTAGGAAATGCCACTGTTGGTAAAGATACAAACATAGGAGCAGGAACAATAACTTGTAACTATGACGGAGTAAATAAATTCGATACTCATATTGGAGAAAAAGTATTTATTGGAAGTAGCACAATGTTAGTTGCTCCAGTAAATATAGGGGATAACGCTCTTACAGGAGCTGGTTCAGTAATCACTAAAGATGTTCCAGAGGACTCTTTAGCTGTTGAAAGAAATAAGCAATTAATAAAACTTAAATGGAGGAAATAG
- a CDS encoding ribose-phosphate diphosphokinase, with translation MQIDMKEVKIFSGTSNVELAEKIAKRLNCKLGDVQIVRFKDGEIYVRVDETVRGRDIFVIQPTSGPVNENLMELLIFIDALKRASAKSINVLMPYYGYARQERKSSPREPITAKLVANLLTTAGADRLVGMDLHADQIQGFYDIPVDHLQALPLLAKYFLDKGFKGDDVVVVSPDIGGVKRARKLAEWLDCKIAIIDKRRPKPNLSEVMNLIGDVEGKIAIFIDDMIDTAGTITNGVEAIIKRGAKEAYICCSHAILSGPAVERLEKCPVKEVIVTDSIRLADEKKIDKIKVLSVDVLFAKAIERIVKHESVSELFESIDTFEDK, from the coding sequence ATGCAAATTGATATGAAAGAAGTAAAAATTTTTTCAGGAACATCAAATGTAGAATTAGCAGAGAAAATTGCTAAAAGATTAAATTGCAAACTAGGAGATGTACAAATTGTTAGATTCAAAGATGGTGAAATCTATGTAAGAGTAGACGAAACTGTTAGAGGAAGAGATATATTTGTAATTCAACCAACTTCTGGTCCAGTAAATGAAAATTTAATGGAACTTTTAATTTTCATTGATGCGTTAAAAAGAGCATCTGCCAAATCAATCAACGTTTTAATGCCATATTATGGTTATGCTAGACAAGAAAGAAAATCTAGCCCAAGAGAACCAATCACAGCAAAATTAGTTGCAAACTTACTTACAACAGCAGGAGCAGACAGATTAGTAGGAATGGATTTACACGCTGACCAAATCCAAGGATTCTACGATATACCAGTAGACCATTTACAAGCTCTACCATTACTTGCAAAATATTTCTTAGATAAAGGATTCAAAGGAGACGATGTTGTAGTTGTTTCTCCAGACATCGGTGGAGTAAAAAGAGCTAGAAAATTAGCTGAATGGTTAGATTGTAAAATCGCTATCATCGATAAAAGAAGACCAAAACCAAATTTATCAGAAGTTATGAACTTAATCGGAGATGTTGAAGGAAAAATCGCTATCTTCATAGATGATATGATAGATACAGCTGGAACTATAACAAATGGTGTAGAAGCTATAATCAAAAGAGGAGCTAAAGAAGCTTACATCTGTTGTAGCCATGCTATCCTTTCAGGACCAGCAGTAGAAAGATTAGAAAAATGTCCAGTTAAAGAAGTAATAGTAACTGACAGTATAAGACTTGCTGATGAAAAGAAAATAGACAAAATAAAAGTTTTATCAGTAGATGTATTATTTGCGAAAGCAATCGAAAGAATAGTTAAACACGAATCAGTTTCTGAGTTATTTGAAAGTATCGATACTTTTGAAGACAAATAA
- a CDS encoding L-threonylcarbamoyladenylate synthase → MEMSLEKIGIRLKKGELIIYPTDTVYGVGGVLKEDTLKKIYEAKTRSFSSPLIALVNSLDKVDEIAIISDEHREKINKLIKRFWPGGLTIILKKRENVPAIMVSNGETVGVRMPNHKLALDIIESAGGILATTSANISGEATPSSFVEISPIFKERVDIVIDGGKCPIGTASTIIDMSKSKISILREGSISKEEIENIIGKI, encoded by the coding sequence ATGGAAATGTCATTGGAGAAAATAGGTATAAGATTAAAGAAAGGTGAACTTATAATATACCCAACTGATACAGTTTATGGAGTTGGTGGAGTATTAAAAGAGGACACTTTAAAAAAAATATATGAGGCGAAAACAAGAAGTTTTTCCTCACCACTTATAGCTCTCGTTAATAGTCTTGATAAGGTAGACGAGATAGCAATAATAAGTGACGAACATAGGGAAAAAATAAATAAATTGATTAAAAGATTTTGGCCCGGTGGACTAACTATAATTCTTAAAAAAAGAGAGAATGTTCCAGCAATAATGGTTTCAAATGGTGAAACTGTTGGGGTGAGAATGCCAAATCATAAACTAGCTCTGGATATAATTGAGAGTGCTGGTGGAATTCTTGCAACAACTAGTGCTAATATTTCTGGTGAAGCTACACCGTCTTCTTTTGTAGAAATATCTCCTATTTTCAAAGAGAGAGTTGATATTGTGATAGATGGGGGAAAATGTCCAATAGGAACAGCATCTACAATAATTGATATGAGTAAAAGTAAAATAAGTATTTTGAGAGAAGGAAGTATCTCAAAAGAGGAAATAGAAAATATAATAGGGAAAATATAA